The Eriocheir sinensis breed Jianghai 21 chromosome 24, ASM2467909v1, whole genome shotgun sequence genome contains a region encoding:
- the LOC127002743 gene encoding lysophospholipase D GDPD1-like yields the protein MVIMILAAVVGCYIISSVILFKFPMLLHKRKDVKFVCRHISHRGGAGENYENTISAFRHAVEVGTDMLELDCQLTRDGQVVVSHDSVLDVRTEVKGAISEYNYSELPLIKEQIPVDFMPGTVFTGKSEDRRFPLLEEAFQHFPSTPINIDIKTDNNELIEKVSELVKKYQREHITVWGNVKDVVTQKCYKMNPNVCLLFSARRVCVMLLQLYTGILPFMPVKETHLEIFMPAQMVKIYGSRFDLKWWHTLVAKIANTLLIRRSLFEHLSKRGVQTYLWVMNTEEDFRRAFETGATGVMTDYPTKLKTFLEQNPQYCLNHKLSLT from the exons ATGGTCATAATGATCCTGGCGGCGGTCGTGGGGTGCTACATCATCTCCTCCGTCATCCTCTTCAAGTTCCCCATGCTGCTGCACAAGAGGAAGGACGTCAAGTTTGTGTGTCGCCATATAAGCCATCGaggag GTGCaggagaaaattatgaaaatacaaTATCAGCTTTCAGACA TGCGGTGGAGGTGGGCACCGACATGCTGGAGCTGGACTGTCAGCTGACCAGGGACGGGCAGGTGGTGGTGTCTCACGACTCGGTCCTGGACGTGAGGACAGAGGTGAAAGGAGCAATATCTGAGTATAATTATTCCGAGCTGCCGCTCATCAAGGAACAGATCCCGGTAGACTTCATGCCGGGGACGGTGTTCACGGGCAAGAGTGAGGACAGGAGGTTTCCACTCCTTGAAGAGGCATTTCAGCATTTTCCAAGCACGCCAATCAACATAGACATCAAGACCGACAATAATGAGCTGATTGAAAAA GTGAGCGAGCTGGTGAAGAAGTACCAGCGGGAGCACATCACCGTCTGGGGCAACGTGAAGGACGTGGTGACACAGAAGTGCTACAAGATG AATCCCAATGTTTGCTTGCTCTTCAGCGCCCGGCGTGTGTGCGTCATGCTCCTGCAGCTCTACACGGGAATATTGCCATTCATGCCCGTCAAGGAAACACACCTAGAAATTTTCATGCCGGCACAAATGGTTAA AATCTATGGCAGTCGCTTTGATTTGAAGTGGTGGCACACGCTGGTGGCCAAGATTGCCAACACACTGCTCATCCGACGCTCCCTGTTTGAGCATCTGTCCAAGAGAGGAGTCCAG ACCTACCTGTGGGTGATGAACACTGAGGAGGATTTCCGCCGTGCCTTTGAGACGGGAGCAACAGGGGTGATGACCGACTACCCCACCAAGCTGAAGACATTCCTGGAACAGAACCCGCAGTATTGTCTCAACCACAAACTCAGCCTCACCTAA